In the genome of Monomorium pharaonis isolate MP-MQ-018 unplaced genomic scaffold, ASM1337386v2 scaffold_266, whole genome shotgun sequence, the window CTATTACGTGTGCAATACGTTATTTGGAACTTCCTGCCATTTCCGTAAAACGCGCTAACAGGTTATGGGCCCAGGAACGTTGTGGAAATTAAGAAGCTAACGCCAAACGCACACGGAAGTCCAATTCGAGGTTAGAGTCGAGAAGGATCTAGAAATACCTCGAACGTGAATATCTACCAATATGGCTTCATCGAACACGGTCAGAATCGAATTACTAAATAAGGAAAATTATGACACGTGGAAAATACAGATGCAAGCGCTACTGACGAAAAACGAAGCGTGGGCATACGTAAGCGGGCAAAAACCGAAACCAGAGGTAACGCAAAATAACGCGGAAGAGGTAAGAAAATGGACGATCGAGGATGATAAAGCCAAAGCGGACATAATACTTTCAATTCACCCATCACAGCTTAAGCAGATAAAGGAATGTAAGACGTCACGCGAATTATGGTTGAAACTATTATCGATCTACCAATCGTCCGGACCTGCGAGGAAGGCCACCCTAATAAAACAACTAACTTATCATCGCATGCAAGAGGGCGACGACGTACGTGAGTACATACAAAAATTCTTTGACACCGTCGATAAATTGAACGAAATGGATGTCGATATTAACGTCGATCTACTCTCAGTTATGTTGCTGCATAGCCTGCCTTCTTCCTTCGAAAATTTTCGATGTGCTATTGAATCACGCGATACACTACCCTCCCCAGACAGTCTTCGTACAAAAATCGTCGAAGAAAGCGACGCAAGGAAACATGAGAAACGAGAAAACAACACGGACGCAATGTTTGCTAAGAAACACTCAAGTAAGAAACGCAATGTATTCGACAGAAATAATAAGTACCGAAAGGGGACACACGAAGCACAAGAAGTTGACAAAAAGGAAACATTCAAATACAAGTGCCATCGATGTCGTAAAATAGGACACAAAGCAGTGGAATGCACCGAGCGAACAAAGAACACGGACGACGTCAAAGCAGCAGAAGACTTAAGCTTATGTGCAACAACGAATTCACTCGCGGCAAACGCAGCGAATGACGAGAACATCTACAACAACGCAGGAACATGGTGCATTGACAGCGGTTGTACAGCGCACATGTGTGGTGATGATATAGGATTCGTGAATTTAAATCAGTCCACGTCTGGAAAGGTAAACCTTGCTGACAAATCATGCACTGAAGTCAAGGGTAGAGGAAccgtattattaaatactgaTTTGGACGGCAAGACAAAGCACGTAAGTCTCATAGATACTTTGTACGTCCCTGAACTGCGAACTAATTTAATGTCCGTAGGCAAGATATGCGACAAAGGATTCAGTGTTGTTTTCGAGTCTGATGTAGCAACCATAGTTGATAGAGACTGGAAGGAAGTATTAAGAGCTGACCGATCTGACGGCGGGTTATATTATTTGCGCACCACCGCTATCGAGAACAGTGCTAACGCAGAATGGAACAGCGAAACTGACACGGAAATCTCTTCGGCGGAAATTTGGCATCGAAAGATGGGACACTTAAATTACCGAGATCTTCTGAAATGCCATCGAGAAAACGCCGTACAGGGCATGACGATTAAGGATCATCAAACAGACACGTGTTGCGAAATATGCGCGAGTGGAAAAATGACAAAATCGCCATTTCCAAGGAAATCTACGAGAAAATCAGAAATACTTGAGATTATTCATTCAGACATATGTGGTCCAATGAGAACTGAGTCCGTTGGGAAATCcaaatatttcattacattCATCGATGATGCCTCAAGATGGTGCGAAGTTCGTTTCCTGAAACATAAAGGCGAAGCATTTCAAGCCTTCAAGGAATATAAGGCACTCGTCGAAAATCAAATCGGCAAACGCATAAAATTTCTACAATCCGACAATGGCAAGGAATTCTTAAGTGATAAATTTGATCGATTCCTGAAGGAGAACGGAATTGGACGAAGGTTAACCGTCACTCATACGCCAGAGCAAAACGGCATCGCCGAAAGGAAAAACAGAACACTCCTTGATACAGCACGCTGTCTCATGATACAATCATCCCTACCCGGTCAATTTTGGGCAGAAGCCTTAAATACGGCAAATTACATACTAAATAGAAGCCCAACTAGCTGTCATAATGGAAGGACTGCTTACGAAAAATGGAAAGGACAGATTCCAGACGTAAGCCACTTCAAAGAATTCGGACGGGAAGTTATGACTTTGAAAAGGAAATCACAAAAGGATAAATTTGAAGCTAGATCCAGAAAAGGAATATTCGTCGGTTACTCGGAGGTGTCTAAAGGATATCGGATATGGCTCCCGGAAGATAGAAAGGTAGAAATCGCTAGAGACGTTAAATTCATGAACGTGCAATCCACATCGAAAGAGAAAACCGAATACCCATTATCAACACAAAccatagattttaaaaatcaggaagtggaactttattttaacacgCCTACTAACAAGGAAAGGAAGGAAAATCCAGACGTCAACGAAAACGAACACAATGAAATACTAGCCGATGAACGAGCAATAGACACACCAGGGAACAGCAACGACGACACGGACGACAGTCGCGAAGACGAGGAAAACCGAAACGAATCAACGAGAGGTCGAGGTCGACCTCGCATAATACGTACCGGATTGAGGGGGAGACCGAAAAAACAATATCAACACGCGAGGCAGGCGGAAACATTAGAAGAAACGGCTTATCACGCAGAAATACCGATCCAAGAGGCGATACACGGACCGAATGCAAAGGAATGGCAAGACGCAATCGCTcaagaattaaaatctttactCGAACATAATACTTGGCAACTCGTTTCACGACCACAAGAtgaaactatcattggaagtAGAATCGTGCTACGTAACAAGTACGCACAGGACGGAACTCTAGAACGAAGAAAGGCTCGCGTAGTCGCGAGAGGCTTCGCACAACGACCTGGGATAGACTACATCGACACTTTCGCACCTGTAGCACGTATGGAATCTATACGTACAATGATGGCCCTCGCAGTAAAACGAGACCTGATTGTGGAACAGATCGACGTCACCACGGCTTACCTAAACGGGactttaaatgaaaaaatttacatggAAGTGCCCAAACACATACAACGAGGCTTAGACATCATTATACAAAACGAGTCTAAGCCAAGTCAATTAGGCAGCAAGGCATCGGAAATGCTTCGCGATCTGGAGTCCGGAGATAAAGTTTGTCTTCTGAACAAAGCGATTTATGGACTACGTCAAGCTGGACGTTGCTGGCACGAACGATTGTGTAAAACACTACAGGAATTCGGCGCAAGAAGATCATTATCAGATCCATGCATATTTTACAAGGAGCAGAAGGGACAGTTACTACTAATCGCAATCTACGTGGACGATATCTTAATAGCTTCCCGAGATACAGCCGAGATTAAAAGGTTGAAACACTTCCTACTAAGAAGATTCGAAATAAAGGATCTAGGACACATAAAGTACTGTTTGGGAATCGAATTTATTCAAGACAAAGAAAGTATAACTATGAAACAAACCGGATACATTCAAGATATCTTGAAACGATTCGGAATGACAGACGCGAATCCGGTGACATCGCCATTAGATCCAAACTCAAAATTGGAGGCGAGCACGGATGAAGTTACTGATTTGGAAAATATCCCGTATCAAGAACTGATTGGTTCATTGTTATATCTGGCCACGTGCACGAGACCGGACATCTCCTACGCGGTCAGTTACTTAAGCCAATACAACACACGATATAACTCGACTCACTGGACCGCCGCCAAACGCGTACTTCGGTATTTGAAAGGCACGGCCGACATTGGACTCATTTAcagaaaaaacgaaaaaacagTAGAGGGATACGTCGACGCAGACTGGGCAAACTGTACGTCTGACAGAAGATCATATACCGGATACGCCTTCATCCTAAGCGGATGTCCAATTGCTTGGGAATCTCGTAAACAGAAGACAGTGGCACTGTCATCCACCGAAGCGGAGTACATGGCTCTCACCGAAGCCGCAAAGCAAGCCACCTACCTGCGGCATTTCCTCCTGGAACTTGGTTTCAATACATTGGCAGAAATCAAGGTTTTTTGTGATAACAACGGAGCTCGGAAACTTGCCGAGAATCCCATATTCCATAGTCGAACGAAGCACATAGATGTAAGGCATCATTATGTGCGGGAAGCACTGAACCGAGGGGAACTTACAATCGAGCACGTTTCCTCCTCCGAAATGGTATCggatatattaacaaaatccgTACCAGCGCACAAGCTTCGAAAATGCATCAGCATCCTAGGCTTGTCAAGGATTTGAACTTGCGGCGAAGGCTAGTCTTAGTCTCGAGGGGGAGTATTGGAGCATTGTCGGGTACGTTCCTGTGACTAGCCGGAACTATCTACGGAGGCGCTGGCTGTCTTAGCAGGTGGCGTTACAGTTTTTACGGAAGGACACGCATTCTTACCATCCACCTTATGTATGTGAACTCCTCGTTCTATTGTAACCACGCTAGAgttgaaatcattaaaatattcactAATACCTATTACGTGTGCAATACGTTATTTGGAACTTCCTGCCATTTCCGTAAAACGCGCTAACAACTATAaacttaacattaattattaatgataattatttatttagtttataattgcaaaaataatgaagtataatttttaatgtcgtTAAGGTAAAACAAAGTACGTTAGTTTTATGGgttgtgtttcaaaattgctgtcagtaCACAGAAAGAActtctttgaatttaatatatgtatttgtttgaattatatttgtttcgctggaaaaaaattatttcttacaaaatattattttattaaataaaaatttgaatgttttgaaacattaaattatattgtttggaattatcattattgtttgacacaatatttgatttaaataaatatattgtttgatTCAAATAGGATTTAATCTTATATGGTCGTAATTCGCGGACCGCCACTAAGCACGCGGtatcttttttgtaatgtaatttacattccACAGGCTACATAAGCAGACTACTCACGGTGACAGAAAACGGATCAACCTATGCTATCGTAGTGACTTCTCGGGgtctatgtattttttattacgtcttaaGACACATCTTAGCTGTTATAGCTAAATTTTAACTTCGGTAACGAATCCTTTTTCTGCGTGTAATGGTAATCGCGTGTTCGGTCACGAGCTTTTGTCTCTTTGGAAGGAAAATATGTgctcaaattttgttttacagtttaataacattataatttaaatcaaagaaaattaaatttctttaaaaaatattttatttaaaagaaacaattacaatttgtttaaaagtccaaacaattgtatttgttAGTTCAAACATCAGTTTTATTGACGTATACCAATTTGTTTgacttaaagaaaatttattaaatccaaagaaaattttctctttgcgTACTGAAAATTTGTTGTTTTCGTTACGTATACTATAGATGTTTAGTACTGatagcaattttgaaacacaaccctatatgtaatctaaaaatctATGTTTCgtcataataataacaataaaatgccAACAAATGTACGACACTAGCtttttgaaaatgacgtcaataatatgaaaatgacgtatttttgacgtcaatatatgacgtcgttaagatgagacaaatgtacgtcactTTTACGACATTTGGATGTCATCTTATGACGTCTGCTtcgtcataaaaatgacgaaaaAATGGCGTCAATTATACGACACTTTGCTACCTgggacaattttttaaaatctcttcTTATggttactattatatatagtaaaaatttttatatatattttctctgtGCATGCGACAtatatagtacatttattttaattacctatacaaacaaattttagttaattGGTGAAACGCTTTTCGATATTGCTGAATATGAAATGAATCCGTTTCTTTCAAAGAAGTTCCCATTgcagtttctaaaaaaaaattactttattgtaatataatcttatacatatttaaaaaatattattaaaaaaatgagataactttaatttattataacatcgGTATTTTGCACAAAGAAAGCCCGATAAAAAATAGCGGTTTTGGCCTATCAACCAACGCTTAAAATTCTTATAGATTATCGTTGCTATTTAGAGAACTTAtttgtgaaatttaaaaataaagtacgaTGTTACGCTGTAGAATGTAGATTTTCGAATATCTTACACAGTATCCTCAAAATAAgtgatttaattttctttactgAATTGTTACTCAACTAAGTATTCCAAGCGTGATATAAATATCCACATACGTTCATTTAAAGTGGCTGATTCAATATGGTGTGGAAACTGTTGCTTGTAAGTTCTCGGAGTTGCTGATAATACATTTGGCATCAATTTGAAgtttaaaatgtgaaattgAATATGGTAGTaagattatattgaaataattatcaacattatattgatttatagaATGAGTTCTATTTGTCTctcagaataatttatattatcgttAGCACCGTCGTTTCTTATGAATCGAGGGGCtttattaatgtgagtttttttTGCCTCTCAAAGTGATGTGATCGAACCACTTAATAAAATCGTGGGACAGTGTCCCcgaaattattatgaaatccCAATATAATCGTTTTGCAATTAGATGTAATCaatgaaattatatgtaattagcaaaaataattttaaatttccgtGTAATTACTGTGTAAATCATATGTAATCACCATGAAATAGGTGATAAAATTATGcgtaattattatgaaatttaatgaaattctaTAATGGCTTGCGCCCCCCCCCCTCAAAGTTTAAGGGGAAAAGGGCGCTTTGCGACTGGTTGGTGTTGTTTTTGTTATGATTCTACGTGTCGCTGCGTGTCGCGTGTTGCGTGTCTCATTTGAGGTCTCATCGCCGGAGGTGAGAATCTACAACACAAGGTTGTTTGGACTTAGCTCCCCGTTTAGATTCGGCTTTCGATCTAACAGAATTCAAGGCATAGAAAAGTAAGTTTACAGGTGTAACGCTCGGTCTTAGGGACGATTAGTCTGAGatcgttatttttctaaaaatatttgagaagtgtaatttatatataatgtctaATAAATAATGCGGCGAATTATTAGCagattagatataattaatattattaattatatatattctattttattatatctataattataataatgaattatagGCGCTGGTTGATGGGCTAAAATCGACACTTTTTACTAGTTCTtctttatatagatatagtttgtttatcatttatattagtcaaaataaaatctgCTTTTAACAGAGAGATAAAATCtctacactgtaaaaaatttttgtaaaattacaactataatagtgggtaattttgagaccaattataataattgtaaattttcttgtgtatgtaattttgtatagtaaattttgcaataatttcttaatttgttttttacacttgtgtatacaccgtaaacaaatttatgaccaattaaattttttttacttgtacattgcaaaattatagacaatagtaaatttacaactattatagttggtctcaaaattacccactattatagttgtaattttacaaaaactttttacagtatacataaatatataaacagaaTGTGATACCACATAATGCGTTCATCGTATGTACACCAATAAACGgtattaaatcttttgtaatagtgtcttctgtattttttaaagatgttgACATCCTCTCGCCTTCTTCGATTAAAATCTTAGCAAATtgctgtaatatattaaaatggaaTGTGGGAGTTAATATCTTTCGTCGTGATTGCCATTTTGAacctaaaataataacaaaaattaacgtataatactgtaaaatattgtaaaatattaatgacgcttatgtatgtatattgcgagattgtttttttttcttttaatttgttattgataatttttaatttattttgctatcaatattatatatttaaaatttattttctctcacgcgcacatataaaaaatatataatcaaatacaGACATTAATGATTTAGAAAGGCAtgaaatctatatataaaccgtttagtattttggaaaataatacctataaaactattaatttgattaaataacactataaaaaaaaatgtattaaagtttggtaaaaaagtaaaaaaattataataaatcaatactttttagtaactgtaagttattaaaagtactaacttgacaaaatacttttttaatgaaaaacgcgtacttttgtattaaatattatcaaataatgacttaatttttaaaagtaactttaCCATATTCTGCATACTCATATTTGGAACCgtaaacttatattaataaatataatattaccttTGCTGACAATAAGACCCGTGTTGAACCAAGACTTTAAAACGTCATAAATTTTACTCTTTTCGATATGTTTTGTACTGCCCAGTATTACctagaaaattaaagaaagaaagtacAAGTCAAACTAACtgtacttaattttaataaatatatctagtttatttaaaatatttttttatttttatcgatttttattagtgctttttataagtattagaCATCACAAACGTGCGCGgtgtttaacttttattactttttaaaatagtttaaaaataaattacaacgcAAAATTCAGTCGCAATGACAGTTACTCTCGCAACATGAAGTAAGCACAGCGAAAGAATCAATCGCGGAAAAGCTGCAGCAATATAATTGgtaatgtcttttttttgcaaagtggaaacataaaattgttaaattactgGTTTGTcagtaattacaaaattttaaaattttattacctcTAGATCATCGGGATGACGAATAGCCACAATAGGTATTAAGAAAAACCATATTTTACAAAGGGGATAAtactgattaattaaattaaagtgaaCCTTCCAGATGTGTTCTGAAAAAGGTGCAAGTATTtagaatacataaatatacatttaataacaaaattaaaacatcaCCTTTTCTGCtgttcatatataaatttcaaaaaaatttttcaaaaactttatagttaaaaatttctactttttaatattaatacattagtGAACAActttctgattttttataaagcaataaaaatacgttaaatttcaaaatatttattttgcgaaatttcataatgtaaattaaaaatggcacAAAAATATGATGTACAACTTTGGAAAACATAAATCTTTATCCTTAATTTGCGTaccttttaaatattctaaagttaaaattttactccAACTTTTGATCTTAATTTGATTTCTTACTTTGTGCCtcaaaataatagttattgaaaaatttatttaaaaaattatactatcttatttaaagagtGATAACTAAATTAAAGAAGTATGGTGAATGAGGAAACGTGAAGGAAAATGCGAATTAAAGGTTAGAAATAGGAAGGGGATAAGAAAGAGGAGAAGGAAAGGAAGAAGGGTAAGTTTAAGGGGGAGCGAGAAAAGGGAGTTTATAGGATAGCGTTGTGGATGTAACAAGCTTAGGGAACAAGGATGGCGAATTTTTGGAAGAGCTAAAAGAGTGGAACGTGGTTGTAAGAATTAAAGGTAAGGGTATTCTAGATTACCTAAAGAGAAATTGGGAATAGAAAAGGTGGCAAAGAGTAGCAAGGTTTAGGTTAACTGGAATAAAGGGAGAGAGATATTGGGAGGAAGAGGACGAGGAAAGCGAGAAGAGGGGAAGATAATGCCTTGGGAGGAGAAAAGTGCAAGGAATGAATGAGGACAAAAGATGGTGATTAGAGAAATGAATGGAAGAGCGGCAGAAGCGGAAGTCTAAAAATGAATGCAGAATGGATGGATGAATGAAAGTGtggtctctctttttctcagaAATATAGGTGATGCGCATGCGATGaaagcaatatttattatttttgtaagcgGAGCGGGAGTCCGTCTGTACCCCGCAAGGGAAAGGcgaataaagttattattatatataataataaactaaattagaaaaatagtGCAAGTGTCAGATTAAAATGttgttcaaaaaattgttcagTTATTCAATAGTTTGACAATATCTTTTATGTACGAAAAGGTAGAAATtggaaatatattacatttacattaaataatgcattttattattaaaatactgttaaaattaattatgaaatatttttcaatattacttataacattttatgttaatacaaAAACAATGTTCCTTacagagatatttttatattttaaaaaagtttatttattaaaatatattaaaacttttaacttaCCTAGTAAATCTATCCGAgtgaataacaatatattaccaataatTGGATAACCTATTGGTCCTggtattttattgattaatcgtCCATTTGGTCCATATTGCACGTAATAATGATATGTCAAATATCCAATTAAgacaagtaataataataaagtaacaaaCATCTTTGTCGTATTGATTGTTCTAAGCAGGTTCAGTTCTCATCAGTCGCGGGTTTCTTTCAGTTCTTGAATTGCAcatagaaaatgttttatatttatattgtgacaaactttatcattattctgataataatgaataatttatctaaacATTGATAAGTAACATATCAAATGTAACATGTCAAAATAcggtgataaaaaaaatataaaaagtgtgAGTTGTTTCTAAAAACTAtgaattaagttaaaattatataaagtctatgaaaaatgtttaattcttaattttttaatttaaaaaagtttatttatctgATGAAACAGGCAATAGAAACACttccaaaattaataatttataatcaatttaaataaacttatatataactataaataatttcaatacatatttttgttattatgcacaattaatttgtaacaaaCTAACTTCTTTTCGCTACACACTCACTTGCTCTCGGGAATGACTGCTCACTCACTGCCTATTTTAGAGGTagattatttactatttataagT includes:
- the LOC118648185 gene encoding cytochrome P450 4C1-like; the encoded protein is MFVTLLLLLVLIGYLTYHYYVQYGPNGRLINKIPGPIGYPIIGNILLFTRIDLLEHIWKVHFNLINQYYPLCKIWFFLIPIVAIRHPDDLEVILGSTKHIEKSKIYDVLKSWFNTGLIVSKGSKWQSRRKILTPTFHFNILQQFAKILIEEGERMSTSLKNTEDTITKDLIPFIGVHTMNALCETAMGTSLKETDSFHIQQYRKAFHQLTKICLYR